In Methanomassiliicoccales archaeon, the DNA window AGGAATCGGAGGCCAGCGGAGTCGCACCAGATTACAAATTCTTGAAGGACATAGTTGCTGGGAGGCCCGTTCTTGCGCATCCTTCAAAGGTCGGTGGTTTCAGGTTGAGATATGGTCGTGGGAGAACGACGGGGCTAGCGGCTATCGGTCTGAATCCTGCCACAATGTACGCGCTGGATGAATTCATTGCGGTCGGAACTCAAATTAAACTTGAAAGGCCAGGAAAGGCTGGTGCTGCGACACCGTGTGATTCGATTGAGGGACCGATTGTGCTCCTCGAGAATGGTGATCTCGTACAGGTCAATTCTGTTGATGAATTTGAAAAAATCCGTGGTAGAATTAAGGAGATCGTTGACCTCGGCGAGATATTAATTTCCTTTGGGGAATTTGTCGAAAACAATCATGTATTGGTTCCAGGTGCTTATTCTATTGAGTGGTACAGAGAAGAGCTCAAGCGAGCATGCGTTGAATTACCGGAAAGCTGGAGAGATCCAAGCTTTGAGGAAGCGATGAGAATTTCAAAAACTTATGGCGTCCCGCTCCATCCGAAATTCAATCTTTTTTGGTCGGACGTCGATATGGATGGATTAAGAGATTTGCGCTCGCATTTATTGATAAACGCATCTTGGCACGATGGTATTCTTGAGATCAAGAAAGAGGCGAAAGTAAAAAATGTATTAGAAAGACTCGGAGCTTTGCACCGCGTCGTTGGTGACTTCATCGTTTTGGAAAATTATGCGAAGCCAGTTCTCGCCGGGCTCGGTCTCGGCCATAACGGTGAGAAGATTGTTGAGGTCGCGGCTTTCGAGGGTGAAGATCCATTGACCGCAGTTTCTAGGGCGATGGGGATTACGGTGCGACCGCGGGCGGTGACGCGGATCGGCGCTAGAATGGCGAGACCGGAGAAAGCCAAGGAAAGAAAAATGCGACCACCTCCCCACGTACTCTTCCCTCTTGGACATAGCGGGGGTTTACAGAGACTGGTGAGCGAGGCAGCGACCGAAGAAGAGATTGAGGTTGAGGTAGGGGTGAGACAGTGCAGAGCATGCGGTAAGAAGACGTTTCAGTGTGTGTGTGAGTGCGGATCTCATACGGTCGTATCGGGTGACCCCGAAATCCAGCGTATTCCGATATCTAAGCTTCTCAAACAGGCGATGGAACGTCTTAAGGAAAGAAATTTACCAGAGATAAAAGGCGTCCAAGGAATGATCTCCAAAAACAAAACGCCTGAGGCGATCGAGAAAGGGATTTTGAGAGCGAAATACGACGTTTTTGTGTTCAAAGATGGAACAATCCGTTATGACATGACCGATGTCCCTCTCACGCATTTCAGACCACGTGAAATTGGGCTGACCGTCGAAAAAGCCCGCTCTCTTGGATATGTAAAAGACGCATTTGGCAATGAATTAACTGAGGACACTCAACTTTGCGAACTTAAAGTTCAGGACATCGTCCCTTCATCATCTTGTGGAGATTATCTCTTGAGGGTTGCCAAGTTCGTCGACGAGCTTCTGCAAGACCATTACGGTCTCAGTCCATACTACAACGTTAATCACCGATCAGATCTGATCGGCCATCTAGCCATCGGTTTGGCACCTCACACTTCTGGAGGCGTGTTATGCAGGATCATTGGATTTACAGATGCGAATGTCGGCTATGGCCATCCGTTCTTCCATGCAGCGAAGAGGCGAAATGCAGACGGTGATGAAGACAGCTGTATTCTCCTACTTGATGCACTAATCAACTTTTCGAGGTCATTTCTTCCCGATCGGAGAGGGGGCTTAATGGATGCACCGCTCGTCCTCACGACCCGCATTGATCCAAATGAAATCGATAAGGAAGCACATAATCTCGATGTGCGATGGGACTATCCTTTAGAGTTCTACGAAGCCTCTATGTCTTACAAACATCCAAAGGAAATCCAGGAAATGATGGATTTAGTCGCGAATAGAATAGGTTCAGTTTTACAGTATGAGGGGTTCGGTTTTACTCACGATACGAAAGATATCGCTGAAGGCCCAAAAGAATCGTCGTACAAAACTCTCGAAACGATGATCGACAAGATGAACGCCCAGCTAGAATTAGCAAAGAAGATCAGGGCAGTCGACGAGACTGACGTTGTTTATAGGGTGATCACAAGGCATTTCTTGCCCGATATGATTGGCAATTTGAATAGTTTTTCTGGTCAGCGTCTCAGATGCACAAAATGCAATGCAAGTTATCGTAGAATGCCATTGAGAGGGAAATGTTATTGTGGTGCTAATCTAACCCTGACTGTGCATGAAAAAAGCATTAAGAAATACCTCGAGATCACGAAAGAAATTGGGAGGAAATTTGGCCTGCCAACATACACTTTGCAGCGAATTGCTCTTATTGAAAATTCGATAAATTCACTGTTTGAAAATGATAAAGTTAAGAAGTGCACACTCACTGATTTCATGTGACTTTTTTACTGACTTTCGAATGAGGAGACCAATTCCCTGAAATCCTCGAATTTCTTCTCCATGATCTCCAAAGCTGTACGAAGCGTCTTCTCAGCGCTGAGAGAACCATCCGTTTCAAATTCGAAGATAAATTTCCCTTCATTTCCTTTAACGGTCACCGCTTTGTTGGTGCATGCCTCAACGCATGCCATACACAAAGTGCATGCTTCTTGATCAATAACGACAGTCTTTCCATCCTTTTTGCCAAAACAACCGCGAGGACACGCTTTGATGCAGTCATCTTCGCCTTCGCATTTACTGTAATCAATAGAGATCTCTGGATAGTATTTATATCCGACACCGTTAGTGACCTGCCATTTCGCATGTTGTTTGGCAGTGCCAAGGCGCGCGGACGCATAAATCAAGAGCGCTTGTCCAGGGCCGAGCTTAACGATGGGGATAAGCTCGTCCTTTACTCTCAGTTCATTTCCTCCAAGGGGTTCAAGATCACCAGAATAGACCTCGCATGGCCCCTTTTTGTTCAGTGAATACATGATCGTGCAATTAGGACACCCCTCCCCACCACATGTGCATTTTTCCTGGAAGGTAAAGATATCTAGATCTGTTGGTATGGGGACCATTCCTAGTCTATGAGCGATGATTTCATCAAAGAGGGGGCTGACGCTCTCATATTCGTTGCCCTCCTCATCTCTGATCGGGCCGAGATGGAATTCCACGGTGTCGATGGCCATCTTTGGGATTTCGGAAATGAGACATCGACGCAAAGCGTTCGCGACCTCGGGCCTCGTGCCGGAAATAACGAATTTAGCTTTTGTTTCCATCAATTCGAGTATCTTGATTTCCATAGGTTGCCGCCTCTATACGCGCCTTCCTCTTCGGCCACCTTTCTTTTTCGTTCCGTCGTGAGGTATTGGTGTCACGTCCTCAATGCGTCCGATTTTCAGACCTGCGCGTGCGAGTGCTCTGATTGCCGCCTGGGCTCCTGGCCCAGGTGAGAGAGACTTATTACCGCCTGGTGCGCGGACTTTTACATGTATCCCCTCGATTCCCTTTTCTTTGGCAATTTCGGCGACCCGTTCGGCAGCTCTCATGGCAGCGTATGGTGAAGCCTCATCCTTAGCGGCTTTAACTACCATGCCACCTGAACATTTGGTGATCGTTTCCGACCCAGTTATGTCAGTTAATGTGATGATGATATTGTTGTAGCTTGCAAATATATGAGCGATTCCCCATTTCCCCATCATTTAGCCTCCTCTGTCTCAGTATCGCCCTCATCAATGTCCAGTTCCTCAAAGGCTTCGCCGCCTTCTTCGAGAACCTCAACGACCTCTTTGACCTTCAGTATTTTCTTTGGAACTTTTGGTTTCTCTAGAGCCACTTTCTCGACGCCTCTCTCTTCTTTCGACTTCTTCTTTAAGAGTCTCATTGGGTGTTGTTCGTCCGCGAGTGGAGAAGCAGGATTGAATTCAATCTTGTCTTCCTCGTTCCTCCCTACGATATACCCAGGAACGGTGACCTTTCTGCCGTTAACGAAAATATGTCCATGCACTATGAACTGCCTTGCTTGTTCCATTGTGTTGGCAAGTCCCTTCTTATAGACTAAGGTCTGGAGGCGCCTGTTTAGTATGGACTCAGCGGTCAAACTTAGCACATCATCGAGCGTCGAACCGTCTAGCGGCAAAAGTCCAATCATGCCGCACTTTCTCAGGAGATTCTGCGTCTCGATTCGTGCTTGTTCTTCCCCGTATCTCAGTCGCGCCTGTAGATTTCTTGACTGCCGCCTGAGATTTCTCACAATCGATTTAGCCTTCCAGATCTCTCTCTTATTTTTGAGTCCGTATATTCTTACGAGCTCTGTCTCCTCTTTGATTCGATCTGCCTTCCATGGATGCGAAGGCGTATCATAAGTCCGACGAGGGAATTTCGGATCGCCCATCTAAACACCTACTTCTTCCCACTCTTTTCGCTGCTCTCAGCCTTTGCTGGTTGCGTTCTTTGTCGACTTACACCCAGCGTGAGACCTGTTCTACCATTCGACCTTGTCCGCTGGCCCCTGACTTTCTGGCCCATCTCGTGTCTGATCCCTTTGTAGCATCTGATCATCTTCATCCGGTTGATGTCGTCTTTTCTGTACAATTCTAGGTCAGCACCAATCAAATGCATGTCAAGCCCCGTTTCGAAATCGTGTTGTCTGTTCACAGCCCAACTGGGAACAAAATCTGCATAAGTCTGAAGTAATTTTTCAATCTCTTCTATCTTTGAATCTGGTAGGCTACCAATTTTTTCGATTCTGCTCACACCAGCCTTTCTTGCGATGATCTCGGCCACTCGGTTACCGACGCCCTTGATTCTTTGCAGAGCTACTACAACGCCCTTATTGCCATCTAGGTCAGTATTCGCAAGCCTCACGATATACTTGAAATCATCCTTTTGTATCGGTTGTGTTCCGCTGGTTTCGACCAAAGTGCCTACCTCCATACGATGATCAAACGAGTTAATGTTCTCGTGGAGCAAGTCCCCTACATGTAAGTTTATATTTAAGAGTTTCTGTAACTTTGTGCTCTGCCCAGTATTAAAATTCTTCGATAAAACGGCGAATGAACTCTTTCCTCTTTTTGAAAGGAATCCACCATCGATCGCGATTCAGTGAGCACCAAAAAACACAACAATGATTAAAGCAGTTATAATGCCAACAAGCACAAATCTCAAGCCGCTGAGGATCATCCTTTCTTTGGCCAACTTTCCAAAATAGAAGCCCATAAGGAAAAGGAATGTCAGTGTGATAGTGGTTGACACAAGCGCGGCAGTCCTCACATCAAAAAATGCGAAGGGAACGATTGGAACGAGAGCAGCTAGAAGCGGCGCAATGCCGTGAATAATAGCTGAAACGATCGCGGAAACTCGGAGTGCCCTATCAAATTCCGTTCCAGAGATTTCTGACAGCATCGCCTTTTCGATATTCAACTGGACGACTCTTGACTCGACCCTTTCAGCTTCGTATGCTCCAACGATCGAGGAAATCGCTAACGCAATGCTTCCTCCTATGCCAGCACTCAATATGATCTCTCGACTTAAATGCCCAGTCGATACAGCCCCCAGTATTACCCCAAGAATCGTCAAGGCACCGTCAAACGCGCCAATAATAAAGTATCGTCTTAGGATCCCATCGAGTTTCGTCGCTCTTGAATAGGTTCTGAGCTTTTCAATGAATCTCCTATGCTTCATTTCATCAAGCACATCCTGATATTAACCTTTTCACAATTTCTGGTACTTTGCGGAGAACTTCGTCAACCTTTTCCTCTCGCAAACCCCCGGCTTGCGCAAATTCCTTTTTGCCGCCACCCGTACCGCCAGCCAATGCCGTAATTTCCGTGAGAATCTCTCTACAATCGACCTCAACGTCCTTACCGCACGAA includes these proteins:
- a CDS encoding 30S ribosomal protein S4, producing the protein MGDPKFPRRTYDTPSHPWKADRIKEETELVRIYGLKNKREIWKAKSIVRNLRRQSRNLQARLRYGEEQARIETQNLLRKCGMIGLLPLDGSTLDDVLSLTAESILNRRLQTLVYKKGLANTMEQARQFIVHGHIFVNGRKVTVPGYIVGRNEEDKIEFNPASPLADEQHPMRLLKKKSKEERGVEKVALEKPKVPKKILKVKEVVEVLEEGGEAFEELDIDEGDTETEEAK
- a CDS encoding DNA-directed RNA polymerase subunit D, which gives rise to MEIKILELMETKAKFVISGTRPEVANALRRCLISEIPKMAIDTVEFHLGPIRDEEGNEYESVSPLFDEIIAHRLGMVPIPTDLDIFTFQEKCTCGGEGCPNCTIMYSLNKKGPCEVYSGDLEPLGGNELRVKDELIPIVKLGPGQALLIYASARLGTAKQHAKWQVTNGVGYKYYPEISIDYSKCEGEDDCIKACPRGCFGKKDGKTVVIDQEACTLCMACVEACTNKAVTVKGNEGKFIFEFETDGSLSAEKTLRTALEIMEKKFEDFRELVSSFESQ
- a CDS encoding 30S ribosomal protein S11, encoding MMGKWGIAHIFASYNNIIITLTDITGSETITKCSGGMVVKAAKDEASPYAAMRAAERVAEIAKEKGIEGIHVKVRAPGGNKSLSPGPGAQAAIRALARAGLKIGRIEDVTPIPHDGTKKKGGRRGRRV
- a CDS encoding 30S ribosomal protein S13, coding for MVETSGTQPIQKDDFKYIVRLANTDLDGNKGVVVALQRIKGVGNRVAEIIARKAGVSRIEKIGSLPDSKIEEIEKLLQTYADFVPSWAVNRQHDFETGLDMHLIGADLELYRKDDINRMKMIRCYKGIRHEMGQKVRGQRTRSNGRTGLTLGVSRQRTQPAKAESSEKSGKK
- a CDS encoding DNA polymerase II large subunit, with protein sequence LQYTPSNEEIELIVKNCPVCIDGEGTEDVEISGYRDLPRVETNKVRGGACLVIAEGLCQKAPKIQKHVRRLGIDGWDFIDEYLDLRKKFSEESEASGVAPDYKFLKDIVAGRPVLAHPSKVGGFRLRYGRGRTTGLAAIGLNPATMYALDEFIAVGTQIKLERPGKAGAATPCDSIEGPIVLLENGDLVQVNSVDEFEKIRGRIKEIVDLGEILISFGEFVENNHVLVPGAYSIEWYREELKRACVELPESWRDPSFEEAMRISKTYGVPLHPKFNLFWSDVDMDGLRDLRSHLLINASWHDGILEIKKEAKVKNVLERLGALHRVVGDFIVLENYAKPVLAGLGLGHNGEKIVEVAAFEGEDPLTAVSRAMGITVRPRAVTRIGARMARPEKAKERKMRPPPHVLFPLGHSGGLQRLVSEAATEEEIEVEVGVRQCRACGKKTFQCVCECGSHTVVSGDPEIQRIPISKLLKQAMERLKERNLPEIKGVQGMISKNKTPEAIEKGILRAKYDVFVFKDGTIRYDMTDVPLTHFRPREIGLTVEKARSLGYVKDAFGNELTEDTQLCELKVQDIVPSSSCGDYLLRVAKFVDELLQDHYGLSPYYNVNHRSDLIGHLAIGLAPHTSGGVLCRIIGFTDANVGYGHPFFHAAKRRNADGDEDSCILLLDALINFSRSFLPDRRGGLMDAPLVLTTRIDPNEIDKEAHNLDVRWDYPLEFYEASMSYKHPKEIQEMMDLVANRIGSVLQYEGFGFTHDTKDIAEGPKESSYKTLETMIDKMNAQLELAKKIRAVDETDVVYRVITRHFLPDMIGNLNSFSGQRLRCTKCNASYRRMPLRGKCYCGANLTLTVHEKSIKKYLEITKEIGRKFGLPTYTLQRIALIENSINSLFENDKVKKCTLTDFM
- a CDS encoding VIT1/CCC1 transporter family protein, with product MKHRRFIEKLRTYSRATKLDGILRRYFIIGAFDGALTILGVILGAVSTGHLSREIILSAGIGGSIALAISSIVGAYEAERVESRVVQLNIEKAMLSEISGTEFDRALRVSAIVSAIIHGIAPLLAALVPIVPFAFFDVRTAALVSTTITLTFLFLMGFYFGKLAKERMILSGLRFVLVGIITALIIVVFFGAH